The nucleotide window CTTCGATCTTGCGGAGCAATGGGCCCCGGAGGCGATGCGCGCCGCGGCGGAAGGAATATCCGGAAACCAGGAAGGCCTGTCACTGGAGCCGGTAAGCTGCGCTTCCGAGGTTGTGAAAAGAATGGGCGCCGGCGATATGGAGGCGGTCATGGTGGCCGGCCTGGCCGGCGGCCTTGGACTGGGAGGCCACGGATGCGGCGCCCTGGCAGCGGCCATATGGCTCAAGTGCCTCCGCTGGTGCCGGGAGCATCCGGGAAAATCCGCCTATGGCAACCCGGAGGCCGATCGCGTTCTCAAGGTGTTCACCGACGCCGTGGGCGAGGAGCTGCGCTGTGAAAAGCTCGTCGGCCGGCGTTTCACGTCCATAGATGATCACACTGAATTCATACAGAAGGGCGGGTGCGCAAAGATCATAGACGCGCTGGCGAGATCATAGGCGGCAGTGTCATTGAGGACACCGGGTAAAATTTATTGATACAGGGGCTGAATCATGGTTGTAGATAAAATTGAGAACAGCAAGCTCTATGCCTGCCTCGGCGCGGGGATTGAAAAGGCATTGAACTACATTGCGGATACCGACTTTGCCATCCTCAAGCCCGGGCGCTATGAATTGGATGGAGACGACATCTATGCGATTGTGAGCGATTATGTGACGAAGGACAGAAACGAATGCAGGCTTGAAGCGCACAGGAAATACATAGACGTCCAGTATGTCGCGGCCGGAAGCGAGATCGCCGGCTATGCGCCGCTGGGCGGCCAGGCCCCATTGACCGGCTATGACGATTCAAAGGACTGCGTCTTTTACGGGGGCGACGCTTCATTCATCCGGTTGGGCGAGGGAACATTCGCGATATTTTTCCCAGACGATCTCCACATGCCCGGTACGGGCGTCAGCCCCTCGCCCGTGCGGAAGGTTGTCGTAAAGGTGAAAATCTGAGTTCATTCCCGGGTTGAAAAATTTTCTTGCCCTGGCAGGTCGATCCACCCTATCTTGTCATTGATGGAAAAAAAATTTATAAAGAGCTGTACCCTGGACGAGCTGGAGGAGTACTTCCGCTCCATCGGCGAGAAGCCGTACCGGGCGAAGCAGATACTGATGTGGCTCTACGAGAAGAATATCGACTCCTTTGATGCCATGACCAACGTGTCCCGGGAGCTCCGGGCCCGCCTCGATGAAGACTTTTCCGTGAACGCCCTTTCCCTGGAGGAGCGGCTGGTTTCCCGGATAGACGGATCGGAGAAGTATCTCTTCAAGACGGGCGACGGCAATTTTATCGAAAGCGTGCTGATCAGGAGCGACGACTCGGAAGAGGGGCGGGTAACGGTGTGCATTTCCAGCCAGGTGGGGTGCGCAATGGGGTGCCGCTTCTGCGAGACCGCCAGGCTCGGCTTTATCCGCAGCCTTGAAACGGGGGAGATCCTCGACCAGCTCTGCCAGATCCGTAGGGTCTCGGGCCTGAGGAACAACAACGTGGTGTTCATGGGCATGGGGGAGCCCTTCATGAATTACGACAACGTGATCCGGGCCGCGGAGATCATGAACTACAGCTTCGGCTTCCACGTATCGGTCCGGAAGATCACCATCTCCACCTCGGGGGTGCGCGCCGGGATCGAACGCTTCATCGACGAGGAGCGGCCCTACAACCTGGCCATATCCCTCAACGATACCCTGCCTGAAAAAAGGGAGCGGATCATGCCGGTGGAGCGCTCCAATCCCTTCGAGGAGATATCCCGCATGCTGAACGAGAAGTTCCCGGCCTCGCGGAACAGGCTCACCGTGGTCTACGTGATGCGCGGCGACAATATCTCCCCGGAAGACGCGAAGCGCCTCAAGAAGATGTTCAGGTACAACCGGATCAAGCTGAACCTCATCCCCCTGAACGAGGGGGGCCACGGCTACGACCCGCCTTCCGAGGAGCAGGTCAGGCGCTTCGTCCATGAGCTGGAGATCATGAACGTGCCCATCACGGTGCGCAAGAGCTTCGGCCGGGACATCAGCGGCGCCTGCGGCCAGCTCTCGGGGAAGCGCTACGCCGCGGGGGGCTGCGATATGGGGGAACTGCCGTAGGAATGTATTTGACTTTTAGCGGGATGATTTTATAGAATAACTGAAATGACCCCCCTGCCATTGCCTGAACGGGGGGTCTATTATTGGCTGATTGCGGGCCTTTGGCCGCGCGAGGATATTGCACATGGGCGGAATCAACTGGGGAAGGGCGGCGGGCACGGCCGCTGAAATCGCGAAGAAGGCAGTCGCCTGGATCGCCGCGCACAAGAAGATCGTTTTTATATATGTGCCGGCGGGGCTGGCAATAGCCCTGTCCGCCTATGTCACGGTGATATTCTTCATGTGGCAGGGCGACCGCGACGCCGCCCTCAAGAAGCTGACCAAGTACAAGCAGCTGATCGACCGGACCGAGGAGCTCCGCAAGGGGTATTCCTACAACTACAGCGACGTGGACCTGAAGGCCAAGGTGGTCGATATCCCCACGCGCATCTACGATCGTAACGATGAGATCATCGGCGAATTTTTCGAGCAGAAGCGGGAGATCGTGCCCTACGATCACATTCCCCAGTGGCTGGTGAAGGCGGTCATCGCCAGCGAGGACCGCGATTTTTATCAGCATCGCGGGATAAACTACCGGGGCATTCTCCGCGCGGTCCTCGTCAACATGGTCCACTTCCGGGTCGTCCAGGGAGGGAGCACCATCACCCAGCAGCTGGCGAAGGTCCTCTTCACCGACATGGAGCGCAACCTGAAGCGGAAGATATACGAGGCCTTCTGCGCCCGCGAGATCGAGAAGCGCTACGACAAGCAGGACATACTGTCCATGTACCTGAACCTCATCTATTTCGGCAACGGCGCCTACGGGGTCGAGTCCGCCTCCAAGATGTTTTTCGGCGCCTCCGTGAAGGAGCTTTCCATCGCGGAATGCGCCATGATCGTCGCCACCATATCCAATCCCAAGATATATTCGCCCATCTCCGACATCGACGTGTCCCTGCGCAAGACGAAGAGGATACTGGAGTCCATGTCCGACGCCGGGTACCTTAAGGGCAGGGACACCGGGCGCATCTTCCGGATGTTCCTCCGGAAGTGGGAGGTCGTGTACGATGAGAAGGGGAAGGCCTCGTCCTCCCTCATCGGGAATTTCATATTCAGCTCCTACCGGGTCAACCGCGCCCCCTTCTTCAATGAGAGCATACGCCGTGTCCTGGTCGACAAGTTCGGCGAGGAGGCGGTGAAGAGGGGCGGCCTGAAGGTCTACACCACCATCGACGCGGAGAAGCAGGACGCCGCCACCGCGGCCCTCAGGGCGGGAATCATGCGCCAGAGGGAATTCCACCTGAAGCTGGCGGGGCGCACAAGGGACAAGCTCAAGGCCGACGCGGAGATGAAAAAGGCCCAGAACATCGAGGGGGCCCTGATCTCCATAGACCCGGTCACCGGGGAGATGCTCGCCTACGTGGGCGGCTATGAATTTTCCTCGAAGAACCAGAACGACCATGTGGCCCAGATCAGGCGGCAGCCGGGATCGTCTTTTAAGCCGGTGGTCTACGCCGCCGCCATGGAGGCGAAGGACATCACCCCATCGACCGTCATGGTCGACGAGAAAACGAAATTTTCCGGCGGATACGAGCCGCGCAACT belongs to Spirochaetota bacterium and includes:
- a CDS encoding YhcH/YjgK/YiaL family protein → MVVDKIENSKLYACLGAGIEKALNYIADTDFAILKPGRYELDGDDIYAIVSDYVTKDRNECRLEAHRKYIDVQYVAAGSEIAGYAPLGGQAPLTGYDDSKDCVFYGGDASFIRLGEGTFAIFFPDDLHMPGTGVSPSPVRKVVVKVKI
- a CDS encoding PBP1A family penicillin-binding protein: MGGINWGRAAGTAAEIAKKAVAWIAAHKKIVFIYVPAGLAIALSAYVTVIFFMWQGDRDAALKKLTKYKQLIDRTEELRKGYSYNYSDVDLKAKVVDIPTRIYDRNDEIIGEFFEQKREIVPYDHIPQWLVKAVIASEDRDFYQHRGINYRGILRAVLVNMVHFRVVQGGSTITQQLAKVLFTDMERNLKRKIYEAFCAREIEKRYDKQDILSMYLNLIYFGNGAYGVESASKMFFGASVKELSIAECAMIVATISNPKIYSPISDIDVSLRKTKRILESMSDAGYLKGRDTGRIFRMFLRKWEVVYDEKGKASSSLIGNFIFSSYRVNRAPFFNESIRRVLVDKFGEEAVKRGGLKVYTTIDAEKQDAATAALRAGIMRQREFHLKLAGRTRDKLKADAEMKKAQNIEGALISIDPVTGEMLAYVGGYEFSSKNQNDHVAQIRRQPGSSFKPVVYAAAMEAKDITPSTVMVDEKTKFSGGYEPRNYDGKYLGEVIIREALKKSINVIAVKVLDKTGYDGVFKILKKSLYLDDAELKERFGRTLSLALGTYEVSPLESCVLHSVIVNGGEYVLPYGIRQVKDYNDNVVWNNEEEIRKAAEERKKETGSIIDPAACAITVAMLKSVFDEGGTAAGAFKGSRIDFPVAGKTGTSANYNDAWFVGYASNLVTSVWIGNKEGAISLGWGRAGGAVAAPVWVEYISSIFRGDRPPDFKKPEQGLSMETICLDSGEVAGRDGECPRVARDVLFYSGTEPGTFCRLHTGKEKPKEDEKDKEHKEGTK
- a CDS encoding C_GCAxxG_C_C family protein, coding for MDSPVNDTRKVFSKMGSCSRTFCFLLNREFGCPMEAEERAADPLAGGIVMRGHQCGMLWGSTLAAGAESYRAHSDRGRAVASAITAARYLRETYSQRAGSVNCRDVCGYDLTRRLNMLKFMVKFILHINRHCFDLAEQWAPEAMRAAAEGISGNQEGLSLEPVSCASEVVKRMGAGDMEAVMVAGLAGGLGLGGHGCGALAAAIWLKCLRWCREHPGKSAYGNPEADRVLKVFTDAVGEELRCEKLVGRRFTSIDDHTEFIQKGGCAKIIDALARS
- the rlmN gene encoding 23S rRNA (adenine(2503)-C(2))-methyltransferase RlmN, which produces MEKKFIKSCTLDELEEYFRSIGEKPYRAKQILMWLYEKNIDSFDAMTNVSRELRARLDEDFSVNALSLEERLVSRIDGSEKYLFKTGDGNFIESVLIRSDDSEEGRVTVCISSQVGCAMGCRFCETARLGFIRSLETGEILDQLCQIRRVSGLRNNNVVFMGMGEPFMNYDNVIRAAEIMNYSFGFHVSVRKITISTSGVRAGIERFIDEERPYNLAISLNDTLPEKRERIMPVERSNPFEEISRMLNEKFPASRNRLTVVYVMRGDNISPEDAKRLKKMFRYNRIKLNLIPLNEGGHGYDPPSEEQVRRFVHELEIMNVPITVRKSFGRDISGACGQLSGKRYAAGGCDMGELP